The Sedimentibacter sp. zth1 DNA segment ATTATAAACCATGTTGCGATGAATGTGCTACATTAATAAAAGAAATATTAGATAAGAAAGACAACTTATCTAAAAAGTCAGTATGGATATTTGGTGGTGACGGATGGTCATATGATATAGGATATGGCGGATTAGATCACGTATTAGCATCTGGTGAAGACGTAAATGTAATGGTATTTGATACAGAAGTTTATTCAAATACAGGTGGTCAATCTTCAAAAGCTACTCCAACAGCTTCAGTTGCTAAATTTGCTGCAGCAGGTAAGAGAGTTAAGAAAAAAGACTTAGGTATGATTGCTGCTACTTATGGTTATGTGTATGTAGCTCAAGTTGCAATCGGTGCTGATAAAAACCAATTCATGAAAGCTTTAGTAGAAGCAGAAAGCTACAATGGACCATCATTGATTATAGCTTATGCTCCATGTATCAACCATGGTATCAAAGCTGGTATGGGTAAAACTATAGACAGAGAAAAGAAAGCTGTTGAATCTGGTTACTGGCATTTATACAGATTTAATCCGACTCTAAAAGAACAAGGTAAAAATCCATTTACTTTAGATTCTAAAGAGCCAAAAGCATCATTCAGAGAATTCTTAGATGGTGAAGTAAGATATACATCATTAAAAGGATCATTCCCAGAAGTTGCTGAAGATTTATTTGCAAAAGCAGAAGAAAATGCAAAAGAAAGATTAGATTCTTACAAAAGAATGGCAGAAATGCAATACTAGTAAGTAAAAGTTAATAAATAGAAAAATTGAGATGGAATCGCGAACCATCTCTTTTTTTATGCAGGAAAGTTCTAATCCTAGTATATAAAAAAATAGGATTGCATAGGATAGTATGGTTTATTTGGCAGCTTTTACATGATAGCTCAAAATATAAATATGTTTTAGATTTATTATTTAAATTTCAAGCAAATACAGCAGTAGAAATAACTTAAATTAATTTACATAATATAAAATATTCTTGTTTTAAATAGTAAAAAAGTATATAATAATATTGTCTAAAAATATATGGAGGATTCACAATATGAAAGCTTATGATTTAATAAAAAAAATTGAGTTTGAAGTTACTACTCAAGAATTAATTAGTTTAATGAAAGATGGAAACAGACAAGTAGAGTTAACATTAAATGGAAAACAAACTGATGATGTTGGTTACTTAACTTGGGATAAAGAACATTGGACAACTATAGATGCTAATAGATTTATGCGTTGTTATTCTTTAGAAGGTAAATCATTAATGGAATCAACTGCTCATAACATATATGATTTACAAAATGATTTTCATCCAGAATTAGCTTTAAAAATAGAAATTAATTAGTAACTCTTAGGAGGGATATATATGTTAAACATAGTAATTTGTGATGATGATAATGAAATGTGCTTAAATCTTAAAAAAAGTTTAATTCAAAACATAGAATTTGAATTCAAATTACATATTTTTCACGATTACGATTTGAATTTTCATGAATATATATTATATAATAATATCCCTTCTATCTACATTTTTGACATTGAACTTAATAATACAAATGTAGATGGTTATGGAATAGCAAAAAAAGTTAGAAAAGCAAAATCGTATAGTGACGAAATTATTTTTTTATCTAGCTATACTTCAGGGATAATAAATACATATAAATATAAGATTAAGCCTATTGATTTTATAGAAAAATCAAGTTATTGTTACTTAGATGTTATTAGTGCAGTAAATGAAGCAAAACTTAGAATAGATGCAAGGGCTTTAGAAAATGATAGCGGTGCTTTGCTGATAAATGAAGGTAAAGATACGTATAGGATAAAATACAAAAATATTATATGTATAGAGAAAATAAAAAATTGTAAAAAGGTAGAAATAACAGTAGTTAAAGCAAATGACAATTTAGACAAAAATATATATACTACTTATAAAGCTATTGAAAAAATTTACGAAGAGTTAGATGATAGATTTTCACAAATATCAAGAGGCGTTATAATTAATAAAAAATTTGTGAAAAAAGTAAGCTCAAATGGGCAAGTTGTTATGGCAAATGGAAATATATTTATGACAAGTGTAAAGAAAACAAAGGAGTTAAAAGATGAGTTATAGCTTTTCTCTATTTCTAGGTTCAATTGTTAAAAGTTATATTTATTTATCTTTGTTCCCATCTAGATTGTTAAATAAAAAACATAAATTTAATACATCATATTATTTTTTTATTTTCTTTTTTTCTATTTTAATATATTTTCTGAACGATAAAAATTTTGTATTGAAAACATTTATAACTATATTTTTTGAATATTTGATAATAAAAAAAATATATGCAACTAATAGTGTAATATCCTTGATTATTTCAGTTATGACATATTCAATAGTGTTTATTTGTAATCAACTATGCTTATTATTTTTTATAGAACAATTGGATTTAGACTTAATATATATTAAATATTACCCAGAAAGGGTTATAGAAATTAATTTGTCATTGTTATGCATTTTAGCTATATTAAGAGGTATTATTAGCCCTAGGATGTTTTTCAATGAAATAAAGGAATTTAGCTTTGAAAAGAAGAATATGAGAATAGTATTTCTATATGCTGTGTTTTCAATAGTATTTCTAGCGTTGGTAGGTTTTATATTGACAGAAGAAAAACCTTTTTCAACCAATTATATTGTATGTATAATTTTAGTGATGAATTTTATAGTAATCAATTATTTATATATATTTCAAATAAAAGAATTAATAAGAAGTAAGAATGATTTTGATACAATAAATAACTATATTGCTGGTGTTGAAAAAACTGCTTCGCAGTTAAAAAAACAAGAGCATGAACATAATAATGAGCTAATAACAATTAAAGCATTAGCTCAGGAAAACAACACACAACAAATTATTGAACTTATCGAAAATATATGCAAAAATAAAAATAAAAATAAGATATCAGCTAATATTGGGCTTGATAAAATACATGATAATATTTTGAAAAGCTTGATAATGCATAAAATCAATAGTACAAATAGTCTAGGTTTAAAAACAGAGGTTTTTATAAGAGAAAAAATAAATCCAATAAATGTTTCACCTAAAGATCTTACTAACATTATAGGTATAATTATGGATAATGCTATTGAAGGAGCAATTAATTCTAATCAAAAATATATAAGTATACTTATGGACAATGATGAAGAAGATGAAGAGATGAATATAACAATTGCTAATACATATAAAGATTCTCCGACTATTTATCAAAAGGGTGTTTCAACAAAGGGCAGTCTAAGAGGGAATGGACTTTCAATATTATCTGAAATTGAAGACGAAAATGATAGGATTAGAATTAGCACAGAAATTACCGAGGAATTGTTTATACAAGACGTATTTATAAGAAAATAAATATTTCGGGGAGTGAAAAAACGTTTTCCCGGTAATTTTTAAATTTTTTTTAAAAGAATGTGCTAATATAATATTGTGATAGAGATAAGAAAAAAATATTTCTTATCAGAGGGCTATCATGAGGGATTGTTTATTATAATATAATATTAGAGAAGCTCATTTTGTGGGCTTTTTTGCGTTTTATGAGTTATAAATGTTATTTGACAATACATTATACTTAGGTTAAAATATAGGTAGGCAAAAAAAGTATTAGGAGGAAAATATGGAAAAATTAATTATCAGTGCTGCAATTTGCGGTGCAGAAGTAACTAAAGAACAAAATCCTGCAGTTCCTTATACAATTGAAGAAATTGTAAGAGAAGCAAAATCAGCATACGATGCTGGTGCTGCAGTAATTCATTTACATGTAAGATGGGATGATGGAACACCTACACAGGAAACAAAGAGATTTCAAGAAGCAGTAGATGCTATTAGAAAAGTTTGTCCAGATGTTATTATCCAACCTTCAACAGGTGGAGCAGTTGGCATGACAGACTTGGAAAGATTAGCTTCTACAGATATTGTACCAACACCTGAGTTTGCAACTTTGGACTGTGGAACATGTAATTTTGGTGGAGATGAAATATTTGTTAATACAGATAACACAATATTTAACTTTGCTAAGATTATGAAAGAAAGAGGTATAAAACCTGAACTTGAAGTTTTTGACAAAGGAATGGTTGATATTGCTCGAAAAGCTGATAAAAAAGGTTTATTAGTACATCCTTTACACTTTGATTTTGTACTTGGCGTTCAAATGACAGCAACGTTACGTGATTTAGTATTTATGGTAGGTAGTTTACCAGAAGGCTCAACTTGGACAGCTACTGGCCTTGGTAGAAATGCATGGCATATTGCTGCTGCTACAATATCATTAGGTGGAAATGTAAGAGTTGGGTTTGAAGATAATCTATACTTAGAAAAAGGTGTTTTAGCAAAATCAAACGGAGAAATGGTTGCAAAAGCAGTTCAATTAGCTAAGCTACTTGGAAGAGAAATAGCAACTCCAGATGAAGCAAGAGAAATATTAGGACTTAAAAAATAAATAAAAAGGAGCTAAAAGCTCCTTTTTTAATATGCGTATTTAGGTTTTTTATCAAATGTGTGAATTGTATCTATGAAACGTATTGTACCAGATTTAGAACGAGTTACCACAGAATATGTTCTTGCTTGCTTGTTTGCATAGTATCGAACACCTTTTAGAAGCTCACCATCTGAAACTCCTGTAGCAGCAAAAATAACGTCATCACCTTTTGCTAAATCTTCCATAGTAAGAACTTTGTTCCAGTTATCACCAATCATTTCAATACATCTTTTTGTCTCTATATCATTTTCAGGAACTAATCTTCCTTGGAATTCTCCACCTAAACATTTAAGCGCGGCAGCAGCTATTACTCCCTCTGGAGCACCACCTTTTCCAATAAGTAAATCAACTCCAGAATCATCAAAACATGTAGCTATTGCAGTTGCAACATCACCATCTCCAAAAAGTTTAACTCTAGCACCTACGCGTCTTGCAATATCTATGTATTTTTGGTGTCTTGGTCTATCAAGCATGGTAACAGTGATTTCAGTTACATCTTTTCCTAGTGATTTGGCAAGATTAAATATATTAACATCTAGTGGTTTTGTTATATCAATGACACCAACACCTTTAGGGCCAGCTGCAATCTTTTCCATGTACATATCTGGTGCGTGTAATAGGCATCCTTTTGGAGCTACAGCAACAACTGCTAAAGCATTAGGTAATCCTTTTGCACAAAGATTAGTACCATCTAAAGGGTCAACAGCTATGTCTATTTCAGGTGTACCAGGAGCACAAGTACCTATTTTTTCACCAATGTAAAGCATAGGTGCTTCATCCATTTCTCCTTCTCCAATTACAACAGTACCGTTAATATCAAGTACTTGAAACATTCCTCTCATACCATCTACAGCTGCTTGGTCTGCAATTTCTTTATCGCCTCTACCTAAATATTTGGCGCATCCTAAAGCTGCAGCTTCTGTAACTCTAACAATATTTAGAGCTAATTCTCTATCCATATAAAATCTCCTTATTAATAAAATTATTATAGAATTTTTTTGTTAATTTATATATTTAGTATAACACATATAATTAAATTTGTGAACAATTAATTATTAGAGTAGCCTATAATTATATATGTTACTCTAATTAAAGCGTTAGTCGAAAAATTACGGCACTAAACTATAAATTAGTTGGGATATATTTTATAATAAAAATAGTGTTGCAACTAAGTTATCAACACTATTTTTATTTATTATATTTTATGTTATTAAATAATTAAATATCTAAATTAAGTTTTTCAATTTCCAATGGTTCAATTGATTCTTCTATTGATTTGCTATTAGATGCTTCAGCATATGCATTTATACATTTTGCATTTGTACGCTTTTTATTAATTGTAAGAGGACCATTTACGCATCCACCTTCACATGCCATTCCTTCTATGAAATTACCATTTAATCTACCAAATTTAGCAAGCTTTAATGCTTTTTCACATTCTACTAAGCCACTGCAAACAACTGGTTTTACGTCTATGTTTAGGCCTTCAGTTTCAATGATGTGTTTAACAGCTTCAGTAACACCACCGGAACAAGCAAATGCTCTACCAAATTTAGTAGCAGTATCATGAGGTTTTGCTTCGCATAATGAAACATCAATATCTGAAGCATCGATATATGCTTGAAGTTCATCAAATCCCATAACATAATCTACATCACCAACTAATTCTTCTTTTTGAATTTCCATTTTTTTTGATATGCATGGACCAATAAAAATTATTCTTGAATTTTTATCATGCTTCTTAATAAGTCTAGCAGTTGCAATCATTGGCGAAACTGCAGTTGATATATTATCGACTAACTCAGGGTATTTTTGTTAATTAATGCTACAAAAGCTGGGCAACAAGATGAAGTTATGAATTTTTTATGACCTAATTCTTCCTTCAATAGATTAGCCTCATAGTGTGCAATGATATCTGCACCTACTGCTGCTTCAACAACATCATAAAATCCTAATTTTTTAATTGCTTCAATAACTTGTTCGATTTTATATTCAGCAAATTGAGCTGCAATAGCAGGTGCTACTACTGCATATACTTTATAATTTTGATTATTATTAGATTCTTTTATTAATTTAACAATATTTAATAAATAAGATTTATCAACGATTGCACCAAAAGGGCATTTTGCAACACAAGCACCACAACTAACACAATTTTCTTCAACAATCATTGCTTTTTTTGTGCTAGGGTCAATCTTTAGAGCATCCATCTTACATGATTTAATACATGGTCTCCTTACGTCAGAAATAGCTTCAAATTGACATGATTCGTGGCACTTACCACATTCTATACACTTATCTTGGTCTATATGTGCTCTTTTATTAATAATAGAAATTGCTCCAACAGGACAATTTTCAACACAGTGGTGTGCTAAGCACCCTCTGCAAGCCTCTGTCACAGAGAATCTGTTTACTGGGCATTCGTCACAAGCTATTTCAATTGTATTAACAACATTATCTTTAACATCATAAATAATATTCTTTATTTTTTCAGTAACGATAGCTCTTTCTTTATATATACAGCATCTTGTTTCTGCTTTAGGACCAACTATGACTTTAGGAATGTCTAAAATGTC contains these protein-coding regions:
- a CDS encoding sensor histidine kinase — translated: MSYSFSLFLGSIVKSYIYLSLFPSRLLNKKHKFNTSYYFFIFFFSILIYFLNDKNFVLKTFITIFFEYLIIKKIYATNSVISLIISVMTYSIVFICNQLCLLFFIEQLDLDLIYIKYYPERVIEINLSLLCILAILRGIISPRMFFNEIKEFSFEKKNMRIVFLYAVFSIVFLALVGFILTEEKPFSTNYIVCIILVMNFIVINYLYIFQIKELIRSKNDFDTINNYIAGVEKTASQLKKQEHEHNNELITIKALAQENNTQQIIELIENICKNKNKNKISANIGLDKIHDNILKSLIMHKINSTNSLGLKTEVFIREKINPINVSPKDLTNIIGIIMDNAIEGAINSNQKYISILMDNDEEDEEMNITIANTYKDSPTIYQKGVSTKGSLRGNGLSILSEIEDENDRIRISTEITEELFIQDVFIRK
- a CDS encoding 3-keto-5-aminohexanoate cleavage protein; protein product: MEKLIISAAICGAEVTKEQNPAVPYTIEEIVREAKSAYDAGAAVIHLHVRWDDGTPTQETKRFQEAVDAIRKVCPDVIIQPSTGGAVGMTDLERLASTDIVPTPEFATLDCGTCNFGGDEIFVNTDNTIFNFAKIMKERGIKPELEVFDKGMVDIARKADKKGLLVHPLHFDFVLGVQMTATLRDLVFMVGSLPEGSTWTATGLGRNAWHIAAATISLGGNVRVGFEDNLYLEKGVLAKSNGEMVAKAVQLAKLLGREIATPDEAREILGLKK
- a CDS encoding LytTR family DNA-binding domain-containing protein, producing the protein MLNIVICDDDNEMCLNLKKSLIQNIEFEFKLHIFHDYDLNFHEYILYNNIPSIYIFDIELNNTNVDGYGIAKKVRKAKSYSDEIIFLSSYTSGIINTYKYKIKPIDFIEKSSYCYLDVISAVNEAKLRIDARALENDSGALLINEGKDTYRIKYKNIICIEKIKNCKKVEITVVKANDNLDKNIYTTYKAIEKIYEELDDRFSQISRGVIINKKFVKKVSSNGQVVMANGNIFMTSVKKTKELKDEL
- the glpX gene encoding class II fructose-bisphosphatase, producing MDRELALNIVRVTEAAALGCAKYLGRGDKEIADQAAVDGMRGMFQVLDINGTVVIGEGEMDEAPMLYIGEKIGTCAPGTPEIDIAVDPLDGTNLCAKGLPNALAVVAVAPKGCLLHAPDMYMEKIAAGPKGVGVIDITKPLDVNIFNLAKSLGKDVTEITVTMLDRPRHQKYIDIARRVGARVKLFGDGDVATAIATCFDDSGVDLLIGKGGAPEGVIAAAALKCLGGEFQGRLVPENDIETKRCIEMIGDNWNKVLTMEDLAKGDDVIFAATGVSDGELLKGVRYYANKQARTYSVVTRSKSGTIRFIDTIHTFDKKPKYAY